One window of Candidatus Mycobacterium wuenschmannii genomic DNA carries:
- a CDS encoding nitroreductase family deazaflavin-dependent oxidoreductase: MRIPIWAYRLGAGALFGERLIMLQHIGRKTGNRRYVVLEVIGHPTPQTYLVASGFGEKAQWFRNVSASPRAWVYVSGRSPVAASARILPRHEADHALGDYIKRHPRAWARFRPVLEHTLGCPIAETNTALPIVEFRLD; encoded by the coding sequence ATGCGCATCCCGATCTGGGCCTACCGTTTGGGAGCCGGCGCGCTGTTCGGTGAGCGACTGATCATGCTCCAACACATCGGGCGCAAGACAGGCAACCGCCGCTACGTCGTACTCGAGGTCATCGGCCATCCCACACCACAGACATACCTCGTCGCCTCCGGATTCGGGGAAAAGGCGCAGTGGTTCCGCAACGTCAGCGCCTCACCCCGGGCGTGGGTCTACGTCAGCGGCCGCTCTCCCGTCGCGGCATCGGCGCGAATCCTCCCCCGACACGAGGCGGACCACGCCCTCGGCGATTACATCAAGCGACACCCGCGGGCGTGGGCCCGATTCAGACCCGTGCTGGAGCACACGCTCGGCTGCCCAATCGCCGAGACCAATACCGCGTTGCCGATCGTCGAGTTCCGGCTCGACTAG
- a CDS encoding DUF58 domain-containing protein, which translates to MLRGNIDDPKLAAALRTLELTVRRKLDGVLHGDHLGLIPGPGSEPGESREYQPGDDVRRMDWAVTARTTHPHVRQMIADRELETWLVVDMSASLDFGTAVCEKRDLAVAAAAAITFLNSGGGNRLGALIANGEKVTRVPARSGRQHEQTLLRTIATMPKAPVGVRGDLSVAIDALRRPERRRGMAVIISDFLGPINWMRPLRAISARHEVLGVEVLDPRDVELPDVGDVILQDAETGRSREFTIDEQLRDDFAKAAAAHRADVARTLRSCGAPLLSLRTDRDWIADTVRFVESRRRGALTGRQ; encoded by the coding sequence ATGCTGCGCGGGAACATCGACGATCCCAAATTGGCGGCGGCACTGCGGACCCTCGAGCTCACCGTGCGGCGCAAGCTCGACGGTGTGCTGCATGGCGATCACCTCGGCCTGATCCCGGGTCCGGGGTCGGAGCCGGGGGAGTCACGCGAGTACCAGCCCGGCGACGACGTACGCCGGATGGACTGGGCGGTCACCGCGCGCACCACTCACCCGCACGTGCGGCAGATGATCGCCGACCGTGAGCTGGAGACCTGGCTGGTGGTCGACATGTCGGCCAGCCTCGACTTCGGCACCGCGGTGTGTGAGAAGCGGGACCTGGCCGTCGCCGCCGCGGCCGCCATCACATTCCTCAACAGCGGCGGCGGTAACCGGCTCGGCGCGTTGATTGCCAACGGCGAGAAGGTAACTCGTGTTCCGGCCCGCTCGGGTCGACAGCATGAGCAGACGCTGCTACGGACCATCGCGACCATGCCGAAGGCCCCGGTCGGTGTGCGCGGCGACTTGTCGGTCGCCATCGACGCGCTGCGCCGTCCGGAACGGCGCCGCGGGATGGCGGTGATCATCAGCGACTTCCTCGGCCCGATCAACTGGATGCGACCGCTGCGGGCGATCTCCGCGCGCCACGAGGTGCTCGGCGTCGAGGTGCTCGACCCCCGCGACGTGGAACTGCCGGATGTCGGCGACGTCATCCTCCAGGACGCCGAGACCGGCCGCTCCCGCGAGTTCACCATCGACGAGCAACTGCGCGACGACTTCGCGAAAGCCGCTGCCGCACACCGCGCCGACGTGGCCCGCACCCTGCGCAGCTGTGGGGCACCGCTGCTGTCGCTGCGCACCGACCGTGACTGGATCGCCGACACCGTGCGCTTCGTCGAATCGCGCCGCCGCGGCGCGCTGACGGGTCGCCAGTGA
- a CDS encoding VWA domain-containing protein: MTLPLLGPMTLSGFAHAWFFLFLFVILAIVALYVFSQLARQRRMLRFANMELLESVAPKQPTRWRHLSAILLVASLLLFTIAMAGPTHDVRIPRNRAVVMLVIDVSQSMRATDVEPNRMAAAEVAAKEFAGELTPGINLGLIAYAGTSTVLVQPTTNRDATKAALDKLQFADRTATGEGIFTALQAIATVGAVIGGGDTPPPARIVLFSDGKETMPTNPDNPKGAFTAARTAKDQGVPISTISFGTPYGFVEINGQRQPVPVDDSTMKKVAELSNGTHYDASNLQELKQVYASLQQQIGYETIRGDASIGWLRLGSLVLALAGLAALLINRRLPT; this comes from the coding sequence ATGACTTTGCCGTTACTCGGGCCGATGACGCTTTCCGGGTTCGCCCACGCGTGGTTCTTCCTGTTCCTGTTCGTGATCCTGGCGATCGTCGCCCTCTATGTCTTTTCGCAGCTGGCCCGGCAGCGCCGGATGCTGCGCTTCGCCAACATGGAGCTGCTGGAAAGCGTTGCGCCGAAACAACCTACGCGGTGGCGGCATCTGTCGGCGATTCTGCTGGTCGCGTCGTTGCTGCTGTTCACGATCGCGATGGCCGGTCCGACCCACGATGTCCGGATCCCCCGTAATCGCGCGGTGGTCATGCTCGTCATCGACGTCTCGCAGTCCATGCGAGCCACCGACGTCGAACCCAACCGGATGGCCGCCGCCGAGGTCGCGGCCAAGGAGTTCGCCGGCGAGCTGACCCCTGGTATCAACCTCGGCCTGATCGCCTATGCCGGCACGTCGACGGTGCTCGTCCAGCCCACCACGAACCGCGATGCGACCAAAGCCGCACTGGACAAGCTGCAGTTCGCCGACCGCACCGCCACCGGCGAGGGCATCTTCACCGCCCTGCAGGCCATCGCCACCGTCGGCGCAGTGATCGGTGGCGGCGACACCCCGCCGCCCGCGCGAATCGTGCTGTTCTCCGACGGTAAAGAGACGATGCCGACGAACCCGGACAACCCGAAGGGTGCCTTCACCGCGGCGCGCACCGCCAAGGATCAGGGCGTGCCGATCTCCACGATCTCGTTCGGCACCCCGTACGGGTTCGTCGAGATCAACGGGCAGCGCCAGCCGGTGCCCGTCGACGACAGCACGATGAAGAAGGTCGCTGAGCTGTCCAACGGCACCCACTACGATGCCTCGAACCTGCAGGAGCTCAAGCAGGTTTACGCATCGCTGCAACAGCAGATCGGTTACGAGACGATCCGGGGTGACGCCAGCATCGGCTGGCTGCGACTGGGTTCGCTGGTGCTCGCGTTGGCCGGGCTGGCGGCGCTGCTGATCAACCGGCGGCTGCCGACGTAG
- the moxR1 gene encoding chaperone MoxR1, protein MTSAGGPPPGTSGYSGSGSASTAPAHAAPGGGGNGLAAEVHTLERAIFEVKRIIVGQDQLVERMLVGLLSKGHVLLEGVPGVAKTLAVETFAKVVGGSFARIQFTPDLVPTDIIGTRIYRQGKEEFDTELGPVVANFLLADEINRAPAKVQSALLEVMQERQVSIGGKRFPLPNPFLVMATQNPIEHEGVYPLPEAQRDRFLFKINVSYPSPEEEREIIYRMGVKPPEPKQILDTSDLLRLQDIAANNFVHHALVDYVVRVVTATRHPEQLGLNDVKSWISFGASPRASLGIIAASRSLALVRGRDYVIPQDIVEVIPDVLRHRLVLTYDALADEISSDVVINRVLQTVGMPQVNAVPQQGHSVPPAMQAAGAASGR, encoded by the coding sequence ATGACATCAGCAGGCGGGCCGCCGCCGGGCACCAGCGGTTACTCGGGTTCTGGCAGTGCTTCGACGGCTCCGGCGCACGCGGCCCCCGGCGGGGGCGGTAACGGCCTGGCGGCCGAGGTGCACACCCTGGAACGGGCCATCTTCGAGGTCAAGCGGATCATCGTCGGCCAGGACCAGCTCGTCGAGCGGATGCTCGTCGGCCTGTTGTCCAAGGGCCACGTGCTGCTCGAGGGCGTGCCCGGTGTCGCCAAGACCCTTGCCGTCGAGACCTTCGCCAAGGTGGTCGGCGGATCCTTCGCCCGCATCCAGTTCACCCCGGACCTGGTGCCCACCGACATCATCGGTACCCGCATCTACCGGCAGGGCAAGGAAGAGTTCGACACCGAGCTCGGTCCCGTCGTCGCGAACTTCCTGCTCGCCGACGAGATCAACCGCGCGCCGGCCAAGGTGCAGTCCGCGCTGCTGGAGGTCATGCAGGAGCGGCAGGTCTCCATCGGTGGCAAACGATTCCCGCTGCCCAACCCGTTCCTGGTGATGGCCACGCAGAACCCGATCGAGCACGAGGGTGTCTACCCCCTGCCCGAGGCGCAACGCGACCGCTTCCTGTTCAAGATCAACGTCAGCTACCCGTCGCCCGAGGAAGAGCGCGAGATCATCTACCGGATGGGCGTCAAGCCGCCGGAGCCCAAGCAGATCCTGGACACCAGTGACCTGCTGCGACTGCAGGACATCGCCGCGAACAACTTCGTCCACCACGCGCTGGTCGACTACGTGGTGCGGGTCGTCACGGCCACCCGACACCCCGAGCAACTCGGCCTCAACGACGTCAAGAGCTGGATCTCGTTCGGCGCCTCGCCTCGTGCCTCGCTGGGCATCATCGCGGCGTCGCGTTCGCTCGCCCTGGTCCGCGGTCGCGACTACGTGATCCCGCAGGACATCGTCGAGGTCATCCCCGACGTGCTGCGCCACCGCTTGGTGCTCACCTACGACGCGCTCGCCGACGAGATCTCGTCGGATGTCGTCATCAACCGGGTGCTACAGACCGTCGGGATGCCTCAGGTGAATGCTGTCCCGCAGCAAGGGCATTCGGTGCCCCCGGCAATGCAGGCCGCGGGTGCGGCCAGCGGTCGGTGA
- a CDS encoding DoxX family protein: MGALTSPKTYAGLAAFQAVDAVACAIPIPPITKSLDTLGVPQDIRWVLPSAKGASAIGLLAASRFPALARLTTAMLTLYFVLAVGAHLRVRDSIVNAIPAASFLALYAVLTAKGPAPD, encoded by the coding sequence GTGGGCGCGCTGACCTCGCCGAAGACATACGCCGGCCTGGCCGCGTTCCAGGCCGTCGATGCGGTCGCCTGCGCGATCCCGATCCCGCCGATCACGAAAAGCCTTGACACGTTGGGTGTTCCGCAGGACATCCGCTGGGTGCTGCCGTCGGCGAAAGGGGCGTCGGCGATCGGTTTGCTCGCCGCGAGCCGATTCCCGGCATTGGCACGGCTGACGACCGCCATGCTGACCCTGTACTTCGTGCTCGCAGTGGGAGCGCACCTACGCGTCCGGGACAGCATCGTCAACGCGATCCCGGCCGCGTCGTTTCTGGCGCTCTACGCCGTGTTGACGGCGAAAGGGCCCGCGCCTGACTAG
- a CDS encoding ferrochelatase, whose amino-acid sequence MDFDALLLLSFGGPEGPEQVRPFLENVTRGRNIPPERLDDVAQHYLHFGGVSPINGINRDLIVQLESQVDIPVYFGNRNWEPYVEDTVAAMRDNGIRRAAVFTTSAWSGYSGCTQYSEDLDRALKSAGPGAPELVKLRRYFDHPLFVEIFADNLVAAAKSVPEDARLVFTAHSVPSAADDRQGPKLYSRQVHYAARLVATAAGYDDYDVVWQSRSGPPQVPWLEPDVADHVAALTETGTTAVIVCPIGFVADHIEVVWDLDAELRAQTDAAGVALARVSTPNADPRFARLAVDLIDELRQGNPPARVAAPNPVPGCSAGINGEPCRPPHCAAEVWPT is encoded by the coding sequence ATGGATTTCGACGCGCTCCTACTGCTGTCCTTCGGAGGTCCGGAAGGGCCCGAGCAGGTGCGGCCGTTCCTCGAGAACGTCACCCGCGGGCGCAACATCCCGCCGGAGCGGCTCGACGACGTCGCGCAGCACTACTTGCACTTCGGTGGGGTGTCGCCGATCAACGGCATCAATCGCGACCTGATCGTCCAGTTGGAGTCCCAGGTGGACATCCCGGTGTACTTCGGCAACCGCAACTGGGAGCCCTATGTCGAAGACACCGTCGCGGCCATGCGTGACAACGGGATTCGGCGCGCGGCGGTGTTCACCACGTCGGCGTGGAGCGGCTATTCCGGGTGCACACAGTATTCCGAGGACCTGGATCGCGCACTGAAGTCGGCCGGACCCGGTGCGCCCGAACTGGTCAAGCTGCGGCGCTACTTCGACCATCCACTGTTCGTCGAGATCTTCGCCGACAACCTCGTCGCGGCCGCGAAGTCGGTGCCTGAGGACGCCCGACTGGTGTTCACTGCGCATTCGGTACCGAGCGCGGCCGACGACCGCCAGGGACCGAAGTTGTACAGCCGCCAAGTACATTACGCCGCAAGGCTTGTCGCGACGGCGGCCGGATACGACGACTACGACGTCGTGTGGCAGTCACGCTCCGGTCCGCCGCAGGTGCCGTGGCTGGAACCGGATGTGGCCGACCACGTCGCCGCGCTCACCGAGACCGGTACGACGGCGGTCATCGTCTGCCCGATCGGATTTGTCGCCGACCACATCGAGGTGGTGTGGGATCTCGACGCCGAATTGCGCGCGCAGACCGACGCGGCCGGCGTCGCCCTCGCCCGGGTCAGCACCCCGAACGCCGATCCTCGCTTCGCGCGCCTTGCGGTCGACCTGATCGATGAACTGCGCCAAGGCAACCCGCCCGCGCGGGTCGCCGCGCCGAACCCGGTACCCGGTTGCTCGGCCGGAATCAACGGCGAGCCATGCCGTCCGCCGCATTGCGCCGCCGAGGTGTGGCCGACCTAA
- a CDS encoding NfeD family protein, with the protein MSAAVIWLIVAIGLAGTEALTGDMFLLMLGGGALAASGSSWLLGAPIWVDGAVFLVVSVLLLALVRPALRRHLTPKIMTTGIAALEGKPALVLDHVARDEGQVKVDGQVWTARPLNEGDEFEPGEQVTVMRIDGATAVVWRSP; encoded by the coding sequence ATGTCTGCGGCCGTGATCTGGCTGATCGTCGCGATAGGACTGGCCGGTACCGAGGCGCTCACCGGCGACATGTTCCTGCTCATGTTGGGCGGCGGGGCGCTGGCCGCCTCCGGATCGAGTTGGTTGCTTGGCGCTCCGATCTGGGTCGACGGCGCGGTGTTCCTGGTGGTGTCGGTGCTGCTGCTGGCGCTGGTGCGGCCGGCGCTGCGGCGACACCTGACGCCGAAGATCATGACGACGGGCATCGCGGCGCTGGAAGGCAAGCCCGCGCTGGTGCTCGACCACGTGGCCCGCGACGAGGGTCAGGTGAAGGTAGACGGTCAAGTGTGGACCGCGAGGCCATTGAATGAGGGCGACGAGTTCGAACCCGGCGAACAGGTCACCGTCATGCGTATCGATGGGGCCACTGCGGTGGTCTGGAGAAGTCCGTAA
- a CDS encoding type IV toxin-antitoxin system AbiEi family antitoxin, producing the protein MDEPFLGTEALNAGELTRDQLRRRCVRVYRDVYLARDVELTPKRRARACWLRSRRRGILAGFSASALHGSRWINPAWPAAIIDSNRRPAAGVRAWEESIECDEISVVDGMRVTTPARTALDIARRYPINTSVAAIDALAQAVTLKPADIELLVSRYRGRRGMCRARAALDLIDDGAQSPKESWLRLLLIRGGLPAPQTQIPVRDEFGCVVAYLDMGWEDILVAVEYDGDHHRTDRVQYVKDIRRLEMVEHRGWILVRVVAGDHPLDVLRRVRAARARRA; encoded by the coding sequence ATGGATGAGCCGTTTCTCGGAACCGAGGCGCTCAACGCCGGAGAATTGACTCGTGACCAGTTAAGACGGCGCTGCGTCCGGGTGTATAGAGATGTGTACCTGGCGCGCGACGTAGAGCTGACGCCGAAGAGACGCGCGCGGGCCTGTTGGTTACGGTCGCGGCGCCGGGGAATCCTGGCGGGCTTTTCCGCGTCGGCGCTCCACGGCTCGCGGTGGATCAACCCGGCATGGCCGGCGGCGATCATCGACAGCAACCGCCGCCCAGCCGCCGGAGTCCGGGCCTGGGAGGAAAGTATCGAGTGCGACGAGATCAGCGTGGTCGATGGCATGCGGGTCACGACACCGGCCAGGACCGCCCTCGACATCGCCAGGCGCTACCCGATCAACACGTCGGTGGCCGCAATCGATGCGCTCGCGCAGGCGGTCACGTTGAAGCCCGCGGACATCGAGCTACTCGTTTCCCGATATCGAGGCAGGCGCGGAATGTGCCGCGCCCGAGCTGCCCTGGATCTGATCGATGACGGAGCACAGTCACCGAAAGAAAGCTGGCTACGCCTGCTGCTGATCCGCGGCGGGCTTCCGGCGCCGCAGACCCAGATTCCGGTCCGCGATGAATTCGGTTGTGTTGTGGCGTATTTGGACATGGGCTGGGAAGACATCCTGGTCGCCGTGGAATACGACGGCGACCACCATCGAACGGATCGCGTCCAATATGTCAAAGACATCCGCCGACTCGAGATGGTCGAACATCGAGGGTGGATCCTCGTTCGCGTCGTCGCCGGGGACCATCCACTGGACGTGCTTCGGCGGGTTCGAGCGGCACGCGCTCGCCGAGCGTAA
- the fabG1 gene encoding 3-oxoacyl-ACP reductase FabG1, with the protein MTDEATDGGKPAFVSRSVLVTGGNRGIGLAIAQRLAADGHKVAVTHRGSGAPEGLFGVECDVTDSEAVDRAFIAVEEHQGPVEVVVSNAGVSADAFLIRMTEERFEKVIDANLTGAFRVVQRASRSMQRKRFGRLIFIGSVSGTWGIGNQANYAASKAGVIGMARSISRELSKANVTANVVAPGYIDTDMTRALDERIQEGALDFIPAKRVGTAAEVAGVVSFLASEDASYISGAVIPVDGGMGMGH; encoded by the coding sequence GTGACTGACGAAGCCACTGACGGCGGCAAGCCCGCGTTCGTATCCCGCTCGGTCCTGGTCACCGGTGGAAACCGGGGGATCGGGTTGGCGATCGCGCAGCGACTCGCGGCCGACGGCCACAAGGTCGCCGTCACCCACCGCGGATCCGGCGCCCCCGAGGGTCTGTTCGGCGTGGAGTGCGACGTCACTGACAGCGAAGCCGTCGATCGCGCCTTCATCGCAGTCGAAGAACACCAGGGTCCGGTCGAGGTCGTGGTGTCCAACGCCGGTGTCTCCGCCGACGCGTTCCTGATCCGGATGACCGAAGAGCGGTTCGAGAAGGTCATCGACGCCAACCTCACCGGGGCGTTCCGGGTGGTGCAGCGAGCGTCGCGCAGCATGCAGCGAAAGCGGTTCGGCCGCTTGATCTTCATCGGATCGGTATCGGGCACCTGGGGGATCGGCAACCAGGCCAACTATGCGGCCTCCAAGGCCGGCGTGATCGGCATGGCCCGCTCGATCTCGCGTGAGCTGTCCAAGGCCAACGTGACCGCCAACGTCGTCGCGCCCGGCTACATCGACACCGACATGACGCGCGCGCTCGACGAGCGAATCCAAGAGGGCGCACTGGATTTCATTCCGGCGAAGCGGGTTGGTACCGCCGCCGAAGTGGCCGGGGTGGTCAGCTTCCTGGCCTCCGAGGACGCGAGCTACATCTCCGGTGCCGTCATCCCGGTCGACGGCGGCATGGGCATGGGCCACTGA
- the inhA gene encoding NADH-dependent enoyl-ACP reductase InhA, with protein MAGLLEGKRILVSGIITDASIAFHIAKAAQEQGAQLVLTGFDRLRLIQRIADRLPEKAPLIELNVQDEKHLDTLAERVTAEIGDGNKLDGVVHSIGFMPQTGMGINPFFDAPYEDVSKGIHISAYSYASLAKALLPIMNPGGSIVGMDFDPTRAMPAYNWMTVAKSALESVNRFVAREAGKFGVRSNLVAAGPIRTLAMSAIVGGALGDEAGAQMQLLEEGWDQRAPIGWNMKDPTPVAKTVCALLSEWLPATTGTIIYADGGASTQLL; from the coding sequence ATGGCGGGACTGCTCGAAGGCAAACGAATCCTGGTCAGCGGGATCATCACCGACGCGTCGATCGCGTTTCACATCGCCAAGGCGGCACAGGAACAGGGCGCCCAGTTGGTGCTCACCGGATTCGACCGGCTACGGCTGATCCAGCGCATCGCCGACCGGTTGCCGGAGAAAGCCCCGCTGATCGAACTCAACGTGCAGGACGAGAAGCACCTCGACACCCTCGCCGAGCGGGTCACTGCCGAGATCGGCGACGGCAACAAGCTCGACGGCGTCGTGCACTCGATCGGCTTCATGCCGCAAACCGGAATGGGCATCAACCCGTTCTTCGATGCGCCCTACGAAGACGTCTCCAAAGGCATTCACATCTCAGCCTATTCGTACGCATCTCTGGCCAAGGCGTTGCTGCCGATCATGAACCCCGGCGGGTCGATCGTCGGCATGGACTTCGACCCGACCCGCGCGATGCCGGCGTACAACTGGATGACGGTCGCCAAGAGCGCGCTGGAATCGGTCAACCGGTTCGTGGCGCGGGAAGCGGGCAAGTTCGGTGTGCGGTCGAATCTCGTTGCCGCCGGACCGATCCGGACCCTGGCCATGAGCGCGATCGTCGGCGGTGCACTCGGCGACGAGGCAGGCGCCCAGATGCAGCTGCTCGAAGAGGGCTGGGACCAACGGGCGCCGATCGGGTGGAACATGAAAGACCCGACGCCGGTGGCCAAGACGGTGTGTGCGCTGCTGTCCGAGTGGCTGCCGGCCACCACCGGCACGATCATCTACGCCGACGGCGGCGCCAGCACGCAGTTGCTCTAG
- a CDS encoding MFS transporter has protein sequence MRQSLKGASIGNFMEWYDFGVYGYIATALAQIFYPGNSVSAVHLLATFSTLAAAFVVRPIGGLIFGPLGDRIGRKRVLVITIVLMTIGTTGTGLLPGYSTIGVWAPILLVVARVFQGLSTGGEYVGAMTYIVEQAPDRKRGRVVGFLPLGNLAGFVAAGLVVTALQTFLTNHQMLTWGWRVPLLISAPLGLVAIFMRMRLQESPSFQGGDTPAASEEDSGNYRRTIAEQWKPMLICAALVYTSNAADYMLTGYLPTYLKVFAHISHTSGLTMITVTLTILAVLLVPVASLSDRIGVKPIMRTGCVLLMVASIPAFLLIRDGGGRLLVFLGVLLLGLMELCFDSTSPATMPALFPTNVRNGALAISYNVSISAFGGTTPLIAQALVSGTGNLMVPAYMLIVAGLVGIVTLAFTPEVAGKRLPGSPPTVETEEEARELVEGCD, from the coding sequence ATGCGCCAATCGCTCAAAGGCGCATCCATCGGCAATTTCATGGAGTGGTACGACTTCGGGGTCTACGGCTACATCGCCACGGCGCTCGCACAGATCTTCTACCCGGGTAACAGCGTTAGCGCAGTTCACCTGCTTGCCACCTTCAGCACGTTGGCGGCCGCGTTCGTGGTGCGGCCGATTGGTGGGCTGATCTTCGGCCCGCTGGGCGACCGGATCGGCCGTAAACGGGTGCTGGTGATCACCATCGTGCTGATGACGATCGGGACCACCGGCACCGGCCTGCTGCCCGGCTACAGCACCATCGGGGTCTGGGCACCGATCCTGCTGGTCGTTGCCAGGGTGTTCCAAGGGCTGTCGACCGGTGGTGAATATGTCGGGGCGATGACTTACATCGTCGAGCAGGCCCCCGACCGCAAGCGTGGGAGGGTGGTCGGCTTTCTGCCGCTGGGCAACCTCGCCGGTTTCGTGGCCGCCGGTCTGGTCGTCACGGCCCTGCAGACCTTCCTGACCAACCACCAGATGCTGACGTGGGGGTGGCGGGTTCCGCTGCTGATCAGCGCGCCGTTGGGACTGGTGGCGATATTCATGCGGATGCGACTGCAGGAGTCGCCGTCGTTCCAGGGCGGGGACACCCCGGCGGCATCCGAAGAAGACTCGGGCAACTACCGGCGCACCATCGCCGAGCAGTGGAAGCCGATGCTGATCTGCGCGGCGCTGGTCTACACGTCCAACGCGGCCGACTACATGCTGACCGGATATTTGCCGACCTATCTCAAGGTCTTCGCCCACATCAGCCACACGTCGGGGCTGACCATGATCACCGTGACGCTGACCATTCTGGCAGTTCTACTGGTCCCGGTCGCGTCGCTGTCGGACCGAATCGGGGTCAAACCGATCATGCGGACCGGTTGCGTGCTGCTGATGGTCGCGTCCATTCCGGCGTTCTTGTTGATCCGGGACGGCGGCGGTCGCCTGTTGGTGTTCCTCGGCGTGCTGCTGCTCGGCCTGATGGAACTGTGCTTCGACAGCACCTCGCCCGCCACGATGCCCGCGCTGTTCCCGACCAATGTTCGCAACGGCGCCCTGGCCATCTCCTACAACGTGTCGATCTCCGCGTTCGGCGGGACCACCCCGCTGATCGCCCAGGCCTTGGTCTCGGGAACCGGCAACTTGATGGTGCCGGCGTACATGTTGATCGTCGCTGGGCTGGTCGGCATCGTCACGCTGGCATTCACGCCCGAGGTCGCCGGCAAGCGACTGCCCGGATCGCCGCCCACCGTCGAGACCGAGGAAGAAGCCCGCGAACTGGTCGAGGGTTGCGACTAG
- a CDS encoding SPFH domain-containing protein, with product MGATAGLLFFAVLVVFAVIVVAKSVALIPQAEAAVVERLGRYSRTVSGQLTLLVPFIDRIRARIDLRERVVSFPPQPVITEDNLTLNIDTVVYFQVTNPQAAVYEISNYIVGVEQLTTTTLRNVVGGMTLEQTLTSRDQINGQLRGVLDEATGRWGLRVARVELRSIDPPPSIQASMEKQMKADREKRAMILTAEGTREAAIKQAEGEKQSQILAAEGAKQASILAAEADRQSRMLRAQGERAAAFLQAQGQAKAIEKTFAAIKAGRPTPEMLAYQYLQTLPKMAQGDANKVWVVPSDFGTALQGFYKSLGAPGDDGVFRFAPSPVEDTPAKPEDDSDVKDWFSTETDPAIMQAVAKAEADAHKPVEGVLPPRHQLGQ from the coding sequence ATGGGTGCAACTGCCGGGCTGTTGTTCTTTGCCGTGCTGGTGGTGTTCGCGGTCATCGTCGTCGCCAAGTCGGTGGCGCTGATTCCGCAGGCCGAGGCGGCCGTCGTCGAGCGGCTGGGCCGCTACAGCCGCACCGTCAGCGGGCAACTCACCCTGCTGGTGCCGTTCATCGACCGCATCCGCGCCCGGATCGACCTGCGCGAGCGGGTGGTCTCGTTCCCGCCGCAACCGGTGATCACCGAGGACAACCTGACGCTGAACATCGACACCGTCGTCTACTTCCAGGTGACCAACCCGCAGGCCGCGGTCTACGAGATCAGCAACTACATCGTCGGCGTCGAGCAGTTGACGACGACCACGCTGCGCAACGTGGTCGGCGGCATGACGCTGGAGCAGACGCTGACCTCCCGCGACCAGATCAACGGCCAATTGCGTGGCGTGCTCGACGAGGCGACCGGCCGCTGGGGGCTGCGGGTCGCGCGCGTCGAACTGCGCAGCATCGACCCGCCGCCGTCGATCCAGGCGTCGATGGAAAAGCAGATGAAGGCCGACCGCGAGAAGCGCGCGATGATCCTGACCGCCGAAGGAACCCGCGAGGCCGCCATCAAGCAGGCCGAGGGGGAGAAGCAGTCCCAGATCCTCGCCGCCGAGGGTGCCAAGCAGGCATCGATTCTCGCCGCCGAGGCCGACCGGCAGTCCCGGATGCTGCGCGCGCAGGGTGAACGGGCCGCGGCATTCCTGCAGGCACAGGGCCAGGCCAAGGCCATCGAGAAGACGTTCGCGGCGATCAAGGCCGGCCGGCCCACCCCGGAAATGCTGGCCTATCAGTACCTGCAGACACTGCCCAAGATGGCGCAGGGCGACGCCAACAAGGTTTGGGTGGTGCCCAGCGACTTCGGCACCGCACTGCAGGGCTTCTACAAGTCACTCGGCGCACCCGGCGACGACGGGGTGTTCAGGTTCGCTCCCTCGCCCGTCGAGGACACCCCGGCCAAACCCGAGGACGACTCGGACGTCAAGGACTGGTTCTCCACCGAGACCGACCCCGCCATCATGCAGGCGGTCGCCAAGGCCGAAGCCGATGCGCACAAGCCCGTCGAGGGTGTTCTGCCGCCGCGCCACCAGTTGGGACAGTGA